A part of Romeriopsis navalis LEGE 11480 genomic DNA contains:
- a CDS encoding hexameric tyrosine-coordinated heme protein, which yields MTFARAATPALHALALCHQLHALALCHQWCNQRYQLSFLSTLPCSVKRWRQLAVKMARLILIIKMTQPNTEVRDQLHDVYGSDAMMLIAVGQTVTAEFATVASVNNS from the coding sequence ATGACATTTGCGCGTGCAGCGACTCCAGCGTTGCACGCGTTAGCCCTGTGCCATCAGTTGCACGCGTTAGCCCTGTGCCATCAATGGTGCAACCAAAGATATCAACTGTCTTTTTTGAGCACTTTGCCTTGCTCAGTGAAGAGGTGGCGGCAGTTAGCAGTGAAAATGGCGCGGTTAATCTTAATCATTAAAATGACGCAGCCAAACACCGAAGTACGCGATCAATTGCATGATGTCTATGGCTCTGATGCAATGATGCTAATCGCAGTGGGACAGACTGTGACGGCAGAATTTGCGACGGTGGCATCGGTGAATAATTCCTAG
- a CDS encoding phophatidylserine decarboxylase associated domain-containing protein, protein MTQIKRLRPGGWLFHDREHIDLWVRALKAQISKSPQALVLPIREFKAMVDQDPVLNLTMESMFKEAAILKQQTPLGTPEVKDFEEFLMLLNGIMIMAPQYTECPNSDGAEAPCGLIGFPINALLDWPMATSFGYTAFSNQLINQQFKKVLNYWSTFLLSKESRYVLVEDFPEQIPKVLAWLSPVAKQKMVDVACKASNDSTCQQQPFEHFFNCDPSDPYYGFKSWDDFFT, encoded by the coding sequence ATGACTCAGATTAAAAGGCTTCGTCCCGGCGGGTGGCTGTTTCACGATCGTGAACACATCGATCTGTGGGTTCGCGCATTAAAGGCACAGATATCCAAGAGTCCGCAAGCATTAGTGCTACCCATTCGAGAATTCAAGGCGATGGTCGACCAAGATCCTGTCTTGAACCTCACCATGGAGTCGATGTTTAAGGAAGCTGCAATTTTGAAGCAGCAGACCCCATTAGGCACACCTGAAGTCAAGGATTTTGAGGAGTTCCTGATGCTGCTCAACGGCATTATGATAATGGCTCCGCAATACACCGAATGCCCAAATTCAGATGGTGCCGAGGCGCCATGTGGACTGATCGGTTTTCCGATTAATGCGCTGTTGGACTGGCCAATGGCAACGAGCTTTGGATACACCGCCTTCTCCAATCAACTTATAAATCAGCAGTTTAAGAAGGTTCTTAATTACTGGAGTACATTCCTTCTATCCAAAGAATCGCGGTATGTGTTGGTTGAAGATTTTCCCGAACAGATACCCAAAGTACTAGCATGGCTCAGCCCAGTTGCAAAACAAAAGATGGTCGACGTCGCCTGTAAAGCATCCAATGATTCAACCTGTCAACAGCAGCCATTTGAACACTTCTTTAATTGCGATCCAAGTGACCCATACTATGGTTTCAAGTCATGGGACGACTTCTTTACATGA
- a CDS encoding phosphatidylserine decarboxylase, translating into MRPVAEGENVIANACESAPLQVVCNVSETSEFWLKGQPYALQNMMNFDPLAEQFIGGTVYQAFLSALSYHRWKSPVSGTVKKAFVVNGTYYLENRYQGFINTDSPDPSAPNDSQPFLTAVATRAVIFIEANNPSIGLMCFIAVGMAEVSSCEITVAEGQTIQKGEELGMFHFGGSTHCLIFRPQVKLEFDFHNTSPGLDATNIPVRSKIATVMK; encoded by the coding sequence ATCCGGCCCGTCGCGGAGGGAGAAAATGTGATCGCGAATGCCTGCGAATCGGCACCACTACAGGTAGTGTGCAATGTTTCGGAAACATCTGAATTCTGGCTCAAAGGCCAGCCTTATGCACTGCAAAACATGATGAACTTTGATCCGTTAGCTGAACAGTTCATCGGCGGCACAGTTTATCAAGCGTTTCTCAGTGCGTTGAGCTACCACCGATGGAAAAGCCCAGTGAGCGGCACGGTGAAGAAAGCTTTCGTGGTCAATGGCACATACTATCTGGAAAATCGTTACCAAGGATTCATCAACACAGATAGTCCCGACCCCTCGGCACCAAACGACTCACAGCCGTTTTTGACGGCTGTCGCGACCCGCGCAGTAATCTTCATAGAAGCAAACAATCCTAGTATTGGCTTAATGTGTTTCATCGCAGTCGGAATGGCCGAAGTTTCATCGTGTGAAATTACTGTGGCCGAGGGACAAACAATCCAAAAAGGCGAAGAATTGGGTATGTTCCACTTCGGTGGCTCGACACATTGCCTTATATTCAGACCACAGGTGAAGCTCGAATTCGACTTCCATAACACGTCCCCTGGACTGGATGCGACGAACATTCCCGTGCGTTCCAAGATTGCCACTGTCATGAAATAA